From Flaviflexus ciconiae:
CGAGTTCTTCGGTCGAGGAAACCGCCGTGGTTGCCCCTGCCTCGAGTGCCAGCTTGGCCTTCTCCTCAGACACATCGACGGCAACGATGTCGGTGGCACCCATGATCCGGGCCCACTGGACAGCGAACAGGCCAATCGGGCCGCCGCCACCCATGACGGCAACGCGGGAACCGGCGGTCAGCTTCGTCCGCCAAATCGCGTGCAGAGCAATAGCGGCCGGGTCAACCATCGCGGCGGCGCGAGCATCAAGACCGGCGGGAACCTTGAGAAGAAGGTTGGCGGGGCCGGCAACATACTCGGCGTAGGCGCCGTTACGACGGGAACCGTAGTAGTCGTAGTTCTCGCACAGCGAGAACTCGCCCTGAACACAGGGAGCGCACTCGAAGCAGGGAAGCATTGGGGGGACAGTGACAAGGTCGCCGACCTCAAAGCCCTCAACGCCCTCACCGAGCTCCTCAATGTAGCCGGAGAACTCGTGGCCTGTGACGAGCGGAAGCTTGTGGGGGCCCTTCTTGTACATGCGGTCGAGATCGGAACCGCACACGCCGCAGGCCGCAATCTTCATGACGACCTCACCCGGACCAGCAACCGGCTTATCGATTTCTTCGAGACGAATATCGCCGACCGCATGCATGACAACGGCCTTCATTTTCTCTGACATTTTTCCTCCTCCGGGCTGGCCCATTCCAGCCCACGACTTCCCCCAGAGTAGGCCCGAACGCTCCACAAAATCAACGTAAATTGGTAATTCCGACATATGAGCGCCCAAGTTCAACTTTTGTTGATTTTCCGCGCTTTGTCGAGCATTGGCTTGTCCTATAAGGTCTTGGTATGGCCGAACTCTTAGACGATTCCTTGCCCCCGAACATCGACGACATCGACGTCGCAGTCTTCGATGTCGACGGCACCCTGTCCCGCGATGATGCAAGCGTTTCTGACCGAACAATCGACGCACTTCGGGACCTTACCGACACCGGTGTTCATGTCGTCCTAGCCTCGGGACGCATGGCTCCCGCGCTACGCAAGCTCTTCACCCGCATGGAACGCTCCGGCTACGTGATCGCCTGCAATGGCGCGATCACTGTCCATACCGACCACGACGAGATCATTGGTCTCGGCCCGCTGAACGACAACTATTACCGGGAAGTTCTAGAGTTTGGTCGCGAGAACGATCTCGAGACCGTGATTTTTGGAACCGATTTCTTCTACACGGAAGTCGATGGCTCCGGTCGCCAACTCCTCAAGGCACCCAATGAGGGTCTTGCCCCCGAACTTGTCGACCTTGACGAGCTCGATCGCAACAACAGACTCAAGGTGATGTACTACATCGACCCTGAGCGGACGGACGAGATGGTGGAACGTCTCCGCGAGCGCTTCCCCGAAACCGTGAAGACTCTCCCGGAGTTCTACGAACTCACGGAGGAAAACGTCAGCAAGTGGAGTGGTCTCACTCCGGTTCTTAATGACCTTGGGGCCACTCCCGAGAGGACGCTCGGAATTGGGGACTCGGAGAATGACCTCTCCTGGCTACCAAACGTCGGGATCGCGGTCGCCATGGGCAATGCCTACCCTCACGTCAAGGAATCGTGCCACTACGAGATCGGATTAAACGAGGATGATGCGGTCGCAGATTTCCTCACCCGGTGGGCGGATCACCGGCGCAGTAGCGCCGCATAGCGGAGGATCCTCCCCGCCGGGAGAAAACTGTTCATGAATATAGTGGGGCCGGTCTTGATCGACCGGCCCCTCTATTTGCGTCCACTTCGACCGCACACCAGCGGATTCAGGATTCGAAATGGAACTCGAGCTTCATGCGATCTGAGCGCATCAGAAGGTTGGTGTATTCGTATCGTCGCCCGCGTTCATCACGCAACTGGTCAACCAGTTTCAGAAGTGGAGCCCCCGGTTCGGCGCCAAGTAGCCAGGCTTCTTTTTCCGACGCGAGGATCACCTCGAGACTCTCGTCGGTGTTCTTGACGTTCAGTGCAAATTCGGTGCTGAGGACTTCACAAAGCTGCCGTTCAACAACATCAAACCGATCGAGGCTCGGCGCCAGGTCGGCACTCACCCAGGAACGGTGGATCGTCACTGGCTTTCCTTCGAGGAAGCGCCTGCGAGAGATCTGATAGACGGGCGATTTCTTCGGAATGCCGAAGAAATCCGCGATGGTATCAAGTGCCGCCACAAGATCAAAGGAAAGCAATTCGGTCTGGGTTGTGTAACCGCGATCCTCAAGTTGCTGCCTAATTCCCTGGTACGCAGGTGACGTTGTTGCAATCTTCGGTTCAGAAACGAACGCCCCCTTGCCGGGGACCCGGTGCAAGAGCCCTTCGTCGGCAAGTACGTTGAGTACTCCCCGCACAGTCATGCGGGATACGCCGAAACTGTCCTGAAGGACGGATTCCGATGGAATCCTCTGCCCCGATTTCCGAGCAGTACCTCCTCTACGGCATCGCGCACCGCAAGCTCGAAGAGCGTGGCATCAAGGTGTGGCGTAGCTACGTCGGCGAATACTGTACTTCGCTGGAGATGGCGGGCGTCTCCCTCACCCTCTGCAAGGTTGATGCCAAGCTTAACGAGCTCTTCCTTGCACCGGCGGAGATCGCAATCCGTACCTTCTAACAAGTAGGTGCGGGGGCTGGCAGAACCTGTTCTGCCAGCCCCCGCACCAATCTCGCTACATCAAGCTAAAGCGCCCCATGTCGCACAATTTCTCTCGTCCACGACTAAATTTACGCGGTTACCTCAGCGTCGGAAGGCACCCGGCAATCGTGGAGGAAGCAACGTCGCACAGACAGATCCTTTACCCGGCTGGTTGATCCCCTTCCCGAATTCCTAGGAAACAGGCGTGCCAATCTTAACGTTCGCACTTCGGTTGCGCAGGGTTTCGACAATCTCATTGCTCGTACCAGCGTCAACAACCACCGAGTCAAAGTCTGCTGTGTCAGCCACTCGGTAGAGTGCCTTACGCTCAAACTTCGAGTGCGTCACCGCGAGATGGGAATGGCTGGCTGCCTGAAGCATGAGCGCCTTGTAGTCGGCCACCGCAGCATATGGGTGGTACACGACCCCGTCGCTGATTGCGGCAGCCGAAATGATAGCGTGGTCGGCCCGGATCTCCCGGAGCATCTTCACTCCGGCAGGGCCATAGTTCGCGTCTAGGTGGCGATCATAGAATCCGCCGAGCGTAATGAGCTCCCAGTCTGGCACCGAGCCAGCAAGCTGAATAATCGACCAGTTGTTCGTGATGATCGTGAGCCCACCAACGGACGTATATTCCTTGAGAATCGAGAATACGGTTGATGAGTCGTCGCAGATGATCGAGGATCCCCGGGTAAAGAGCGGGGCGAATACGGAAACCAGTGAGTTCTTGGCGTCTTCCTCCTGCGTGAGCCGATACTTCATCGACGTTTCGCTGAGCGATGTCGCAACGGCCGTGACCTCACCGCGGGAACGCACGATAACTCGATCGTT
This genomic window contains:
- a CDS encoding galactitol-1-phosphate 5-dehydrogenase encodes the protein MSEKMKAVVMHAVGDIRLEEIDKPVAGPGEVVMKIAACGVCGSDLDRMYKKGPHKLPLVTGHEFSGYIEELGEGVEGFEVGDLVTVPPMLPCFECAPCVQGEFSLCENYDYYGSRRNGAYAEYVAGPANLLLKVPAGLDARAAAMVDPAAIALHAIWRTKLTAGSRVAVMGGGGPIGLFAVQWARIMGATDIVAVDVSEEKAKLALEAGATTAVSSTEELEKIVGSGFDVVVETTGVPAVADQSVGIAARHGEVTLIGIPNAPVEISAGNWARLMRLEINICGSWNSFGAPFPGAEWTTTLEHMANGNLLWEFMITHEEPLEKVAETIRNMSERTIHSSKVLFLPNGTDLPTN
- a CDS encoding HAD family hydrolase, with amino-acid sequence MAELLDDSLPPNIDDIDVAVFDVDGTLSRDDASVSDRTIDALRDLTDTGVHVVLASGRMAPALRKLFTRMERSGYVIACNGAITVHTDHDEIIGLGPLNDNYYREVLEFGRENDLETVIFGTDFFYTEVDGSGRQLLKAPNEGLAPELVDLDELDRNNRLKVMYYIDPERTDEMVERLRERFPETVKTLPEFYELTEENVSKWSGLTPVLNDLGATPERTLGIGDSENDLSWLPNVGIAVAMGNAYPHVKESCHYEIGLNEDDAVADFLTRWADHRRSSAA
- a CDS encoding GntR family transcriptional regulator, translating into MTVRGVLNVLADEGLLHRVPGKGAFVSEPKIATTSPAYQGIRQQLEDRGYTTQTELLSFDLVAALDTIADFFGIPKKSPVYQISRRRFLEGKPVTIHRSWVSADLAPSLDRFDVVERQLCEVLSTEFALNVKNTDESLEVILASEKEAWLLGAEPGAPLLKLVDQLRDERGRRYEYTNLLMRSDRMKLEFHFES
- a CDS encoding dihydroxyacetone kinase subunit DhaK produces the protein MESSAPISEQYLLYGIAHRKLEERGIKVWRSYVGEYCTSLEMAGVSLTLCKVDAKLNELFLAPAEIAIRTF
- a CDS encoding DeoR/GlpR family DNA-binding transcription regulator, giving the protein MAQLSKNDRQQMLAEHVLNLGTVRVEDLLKLVDASPMTIYRDLSELENDRVIVRSRGEVTAVATSLSETSMKYRLTQEEDAKNSLVSVFAPLFTRGSSIICDDSSTVFSILKEYTSVGGLTIITNNWSIIQLAGSVPDWELITLGGFYDRHLDANYGPAGVKMLREIRADHAIISAAAISDGVVYHPYAAVADYKALMLQAASHSHLAVTHSKFERKALYRVADTADFDSVVVDAGTSNEIVETLRNRSANVKIGTPVS